A window of Phragmites australis chromosome 15, lpPhrAust1.1, whole genome shotgun sequence genomic DNA:
CGCGCAGCGCCTGGCGCGACACGACCGAGCCGGCCGGGTACAGCCGTAACGTCTCCTGGATCACCATCGTCAGCTGCAATATTCGGGCACACGGTCAGATCAAAGCACGTACGGTACGTTCATGTATGCATGGCACTGTAATTGACTTGtaattgttagaatatatgagtTTAGCTTATTATATCtgtataattctaaataaattttaaaggctCCATCATATGAGGAACGTGTGTTTCTTTAGTCCATCTTGCTATTTGAGGTGGAGGGAGATCAACTTAAAAGGGTTTCTATTCTCAAGCAGCGAACTGTATATCATGAAGCAATATCATGACTATAAGATGGTTGATAATCGATCGGTAGTCGAGCAGGTTCATGAGATTCAATGCATTGTAAAAGAATTCGAGCTCTTAAAGTGTACCTTACTGATAAGTATGTGGTTGggggtatcattgtcaaattaCCTCCCTCGTGGAGGAATTTTGACactgctctaaaacacaagagataagatatttttgttgaaagttTGATCGCGTCTCTTGATATTGAAGAGAAAGATCGAGCTAAGGATATACATAACAAATGAGGCGATGGACAGCCCAACGCAAATGTAGTGCAATAATCCTCTAACGGCAagtacaaaaagaaaaaataacaaggttaaacaaaccaccaacttcaagaagaagaatatgaaTAAAGATGATAAAGCTTGCTTCATGTGCGGTGAggttggccattgggccaaatATTGTTGAGACCACAAAGAAAGAAAGGTTAGTCAAGAGAAGAACACCAAATCTGTCAACGTGACCATTGAAAACACTGGAGATGAAACTAGTGGGTACGATAATCTACCTAATGTTCTTTCAGTGAATCAGTCTActagttggtggattgatattTGGGCTAATGTACACGTTTGTGCTGAATATTCTCTTCTTACCAGGCCGCTCGAgattcttccatcttattggGGAATAGATCTCATTCTTATGTTCATGGTAATTGTacggtagatctgaagtttacttcgagAAAGATAGTGCAGCTGAGGAACATATAGCATGTCCTTCgataaacaagaatctagttgGCGGTTCCCTTCTGTATAAAAATAGGTTTAAGGTGGTACTTGAGTCCAATAAAGTTGTTCTGTCAAAACATGAACTTTTTATTGATAAAAGACTATGAGTGCGGAGGATTGTTCCACTTTTCTCTTTATGGTTTCTGTAATAaatctgtgaaccatatttgtggcagtATTAACAGAGATGAGGCTAGTGTTTGGCACTCACGGTTATGTCACATAAACTTTGGTTGTATGACTCAGTTTTCCAGCTTGAATCtaattctgattttttttccgtTGTTAAAGGTTCAAAATAACAAAATTGTATACAATCTAAGCAAACTTAAAAGCCTCACAATGCAgtcgaggagagaaatttggtaACATTAGAAATCATACATTCAGATCTTTGCAAGATGAATTGTGTGTTGACGAATggtggaaaaatatatttcatgaatttaattgataatatatctagattttgttatgtGCATTTGttgaaatataaatatgaggctctagactactttaagatctataaggcagaagttgaaaatcaattggaaagaaaaatcaaaagacttaCGTTGGATCGTGGTGGAGAATATGTCACGAGTGATTTCGACTTATTCTGTAAGGAACATGAATTATTCATTAGAGAATGCCTCCCTATTCGCCCCAATCAAACATGGAATTATTCTCAAGGTAGGCACGGTACCGTTGTGGAGGCAAAACCATTGCTCTCGATGGCCGTCCTGGTCTGCAACCGGGCCGTGTAAAAATACCTAAAGAGATCAAGGCATAACTCAACCCCGATAAAGTTCTCAGACATGTGAGCAAAAacgctcaacatgatgatgaaaTTGGGATTGAGGTGGTGGTGGCAAATTTAGTAGAAGATGATGACGGTGGAGAAGAATTAGGAAAAGGACGGCATGAGGCCAGCCAAAAAGAAAGAGCGAACATCACGATCTCCCCATGCGAGGAGCAGACACTTCCTCCCCCAGGCAGATCCCGAAGAGAGACGGAGAGGGAGTAGACGGTTATCGTACATCTGCTTTAGCTTCGTCGCAGTGCACCTGGACTTATGAAAATCTAGCTCTTTATCGGTGTGCGACGCCATCTACGGCGATGGGGGTGGCTGCTAGAACATGGGTAGAGATGGGGACGAAGGGCTCTAAGCGCTACGGCCTGGGAGCTGTGAGAGATGGCGAAAGGATTTTGTGGGCAAGTTTAAGATTTCCAATTTATAAGATCGACGAGATATCCGCAACCAACGCGCGGAGCCCAAccatctcaaaattcgaaaggcCACGTGTAGGGGGCTAAAAAATTCACTTAGGTTTGACGGAAGTTAATGTATCTCTCCCATGACGTTttctcgccccccccccccccacgttgtctctctctctctctctctctctctctctctggaagtTTAAAACCTCCCGGCACGAAAGTGGACTGTGTTGACGACCACTCTCAGGGTCGCTCGTGTTGACCTAGGTCCCAGGTGGCAAGACCAGTTCTACCCATGACCACATGACAAACCGCTCAGACCACCACATATGTGAGGAagtttgggggctactgtcagtgtatAGAATATGGGGTCTCTTGTTCTATAGTCACACATCTGGCAATTCTAGTTGGCAGAAGATTTTTTCTCAGATCAGGGTCCCATCGCGCGACCAGTCTGTGCTCACGCGACCAGCCTACGCCTTTGCgaccaggatccttaccacaGAAGGAAATCCAGAGACCAGCCTTCACTGATCGCGGGGTAGGGACTCACCaaaccagtctattctcattaagTGCTTTCCACTCAAGTGTCTTTCCTTCCCAAGGCACTCCTCCATGGCGAACAGTTCGTGGCCAGTACAGAGGTGCCATGCCCCATCTCGTACtgttaaatgctacgggacgggctCGTAGGCGTGGCAGGCTGCTTCACAGGCGTGTGTGCGAGACCAGTGATGGGACAGGGCAGGCCAACTGAAAGAGGTGAGGTGAGCATGGAGGTGTCCGACAGATGGGACGGGCTCGATAGTATATTTAGAGCAAAAgaggcccacttgtaagttctacctctctctggtatataaagagaggaggactcGGCTTGTAAGGGGGGGACCAGTTTCGAAATACTGATAACCAAATACAcaagatgtagggctattatccttctggaggtctgaacctggataaccctcgtgttcttgagttcatagcaTACGCGCCCCTCCACCGATACATtctggaatcattgtcagggattaaccctcgataaCTTGCAATTCAAGACTTCATCAATTGTCtaagttgtgaatgagtataaattgatgttctaggtggatgttcaacttaataGTCTTCACTGAAATACTGATATATCAAACGATattaagaaaaaggaaaatcttCGTAGGACTTTGAAATCTTAcgggggattgttagaatatatggaatTAGtccattatatttgtataattctaaataaatctcaaataCCTAACCATGTGAGAGATGTGTGTTTCTTTAGTCTCACCTTACTAGTTGAGGTAGATGAAGACCAACTTAAAAGATTTTCTCTCATCCACTCATTAAGCATGTGTAtatgagaggactagaagaatATACGCGTGCTCGCTCGCCTCATCGGGCTAGGCCGTGGCGAGGGCGGAGGGCGCGGGCATGTGGCACATGCGTGAATGGTCCACTAAAATCGGACCTGGTTGCTTGCGCAGGTGCAGTCTTATTTTgccattttatttatttttgttgcgtGGGCAAAcggataaatatataaaaatcgtGTCGATCAAGACTACGATCGTGGTGGCATAACTGACTCCGATCATGGTGCGTCTCAACCGCGTGACTCTCCTTCTATATATATCTCCTAGCCGTCACACAAAATATAGACGAGAGTTGCATACacacaattagggttttgccaatttctATCTGCTACGTTGTcgcacgtagtctactccatcccgctgCGTCAGCGTGCACCGACGAACGGAAGAGCATGTCTTCGGAACCTCTCACCCTAGGGATCCTGCACTGAGAGAGGGCGAATAATGTTTTTAGGAAGCGCTCGTCATGactgctcacgatctgcttcctctacatcatcgcgaTCTACTTTAACTAATTCGTCTTTGTCATCGCCTATTGGATTGATATCACGGTGGCCTATGCATCGACTACTTCATATTCGTCATCGTCTACTGCATCGTGCATCAATATCGCGGAGGCATCTGCATCTCACGTTGTCATCAGGTACGTACGTAAATCCTACTCGAGTACCTAGTCAAGTACATCTGTTGGTTGAATAACTATTCGAATATCTTATTGAAGACATACTCTAATCGAGGCTTGTTGTTACTTGTGGAATCCTACTCGTGGCTAGTTGAATTCAGTCAGGAGCTAGTCAGGACTAgtcgatattttttttttcaatgttcTTCTTTATgctatattaaaaattaaattaaatataaaagtACTACTATTTTCAACAGTACCTTCTTCATCTTCCGGAGAGACGTGAAGTCCGGTGCCGCGGCGGCGCACGCCTGCTGCACCTCGTCACGCACCCGGTCCTGCCACTCCGGGTGCAGCGCCAGGAGCATCATGCACCAGGCGGCGGTGACCGCCGTGCTCTCGTACCCCGCGAAGTAGATGTTCTTGCAGTTGTCCACGATGAAGTTCTCCGCCGCCGCACGGTCGCCGGAGCTCGCCGCCCTGCGGAGCATCGCGTTCGGTAGGTTCCTATGGTCGTCCCCGCTCTCCCTTGCGACGTCCAGCATCAACTGGCGCACCATCCTGTTAAGCCTCCATGCCTCTCGGTTACTCCTCGTCGGGAAGAAACTCAGGCCGGTCAGCTCAGCCAGCAAGTTCGTCTTCGACACCGtcttctgcagctccctgatcATCGCAAAGATCTCCTTGCCTTTCACGTAGCTGCTCCCGAAGCACGTCCTGGAGATCACGTCGGCGGAGTAGGCCCTGAAGTCGTCATCGATCTTGAGCTCCAAGACGCCTCCACTGCCGATCCTGTCTTCCCATGACTTCACCAGCGCGCGCGCCGAGTCCACCATGAGATCCACCATGCCCTTGACCTTGTCGGGGTAGAACTCGGGGGCTATGAGCCTCCGCTGGTACGCCCAGGCCTCGCCGCTTGACTTGAGGATGCCGTCGCCGAAGAGCGGCCGGTGCGTCACCTTCATGTACGAGCTCTTGCCGAGGTCCAGCGACAGGCAGAGGCTCAGGTCCCGGACCACATCCTCCCGGCTGACGTGAAGGAACACCATGTTTCCGATCGAGTACGTGAATATCGGGCCTGCACACAATCAAGAGCGCAGTTAAAATCGATCCACCAGTAATTTATGAAATTAAAACTTCCACTGGATCACCGATAGCTAATCAGCCGGAAATCCAAGATGACGATCGTGGATTCACAGTGCGTTGCACGCACGTTTGATTTGACCCTTGAGAGACAGAAAGATGCCAGAATTTCGTTGCGTGGCAGATTGGAAAGTGCTAGCAGGCTAGCTACCAAACGATCCTCCACTCACGCATGAACGCGTGATCGATGCGTCTGAGAATCGGCAAGTACTGCAACTTTTGGCAATAGGACAAAGGAGAGCAAATCAAAGTGCAGTGCACTGCAATCTCTGATTCACTTTTCGCTGCTGGACCAGATCGACATGAGCAGCAAAGGAGCCAAGGACAGACAGCACCTTGTCGCTTGTGGGCGGCGGGAGGATCAGATCAAAACCAGATGGTTAGATTGATCTCAGGTGAGCCGCGcggggccggcggcgggcggcgacggcgacatGGCAGCGAGACATCGTTTCGGTAGGGTCAGGCAGTGGCGCGTCCATGTGTCGTGCGCCCATGGGTGCCCCCGTGTGGGGTGGCTAGGTGATCCAGACGGCCAGTTCATTCATCTAGCTGGCTAGCAGCTAGCTACCTTATCGGGTTATCGGCCACCCTGTCTTAGCAGAAAACAGTAAGAACTTACAAAAGCTGCGGCATgagatttatatatatatatatatagaccgGAGGTGAAAGGCTGGCTACCTTCACCTGATGAACTTTCAAGCCACCGTCAACAATGACAATATCGTGCGTCCTTATCTCTATCTTGCCTAATGCTTATATTGTTTATGTAATACGCAGGCATGGACTAATCTTTTTAATAGAATCCTGAAAAAGGACAGCACTAGCTCAGTGGTCATTAATTGCTATGTACTCGCTGGAGTCAAAGAATACTTGAAGTTTTTATCATGGCACAGTCTTCAAtgaaactttgaccactattttttatgtgaagatatttataaaatacaataaattaatacgattatgaaaatatttttcaagaaaaatctacatatgattttttatatttttaaactaaatatattaaaagttaCTGATAGTTTCAAAAGTTGGCCGTATCTTGTTAAAAACTAAAGTATTTGAGAGGGGAGGGAGTATCGGGCAAATCCATGGTTTGTTGAAGTACTCACGGAGTGACAAGAATGAAAAGCTCAACAAATCGTATCTCTTGTGTGGTAGGCACATACATGATTTGACACAAATATCACAACCTAAAGGTTGCTGCTCTCTTTCAAAAATATACCTCAAAGATTTGGATTCTGATGGCAAAGAAAGCCAGACACTAGCTACCGCACAATTGTTTTCAGAAAAAAGCACTATGAATATATACCACTCAAGCTAGGTTGAATGGATCAAAAGGGGCGCGTGGGACTAGTTTAATCGTTCGGTGTAGCAATGTTCGTGCATTGGCGAATCAGTTAAAATGGTATTGAGagtttgtttggtagagctttttctgatttaaataaatttttgagGAAGTGATTACGTGACTAAAAGTGATTCTacagtgattctctagaataaactatacGGATGAAGTGATTCTATGCAGTtagtgaatcaggagaagctgTTTTTTTAGCTCTCTaatttctagtttatttcaaatATCGATGTCACAGATTTCACTCATAGAGCTAAAAGTTGAAAGCTACTGTTTATCAGAACTCTCCTGATTTTAGCTAAGAAGTTGCTTTATAAGCTCTGCAAAACAGGCCGTGAATCTTTGTTTTTCTCCTTTTGGACCAGATTGCTATTCGCCATGAAACATGTCTAGCTAGCTACTAGTTAGTATAGCCAGATTAGTTCACACTGCTATTCAACCATTGTTTCTTCTTTCAGATCAGACTGCTATTTCTGTACAGGCAGCAACCATATACCCCTTTCGATCAATAATGTAGTGGTTTTATTCCGACATTTCTTCTACTCAAATGTATAAAGCACCATGCGAGATCGATCAATATATATGCAATGTTTTTTACTTGTTAACCATCAAATTTTGGCTCTTGCTGGGGGGAAACCATCAAGATTTGACTACATCTAAAGGCATGGTCAGTAGTACTGCTCGATCGAGGTAAGCATCCAACCAATCGTAGTCCATGCATGAACCGCTAAACCTTAATCTGAGGCGTAATTGCGTACCGTACTCTTTCCTCCACTTCTCGTACGCCGGAAACACGGCCGGGCGGTAGTCGTGCACGATGCCTCGGTGCCCAGAcgctgccgccgccgacggTGCCTTCACGCCGGCCGCCGCCTGGCTCATCTCGGTGCTGTTGCCGTAGGGGAATGAAGGGCGCGGCCCGCCGATGCCTTGGCTCCTCAGCGCGGCGCGCACCCTCCCGGGCGCCAGCCAGAGGACGTGGTAGAGGTACAGCGCCAGCGTGCAAGCCCCCACGCAGCACAaggtcgccgccgccaccatctccacctccatctccctctcttcctccggTACACCGCCGTTGCAGTCGCCGATGTGCAGAGTGCAACTCAAGGGAATGGGGATTGCTCGGGAGACCGATCCATATATTTAGGCAGACTGCTGCTCTGCGAGACTGCAACAGGCTCAGTGGGGACGCCAACTTTGGCGATACTTTCTCGTGCAGCTCGGGGCTGCTGCACCTGCACGGCGCATAGAAATGTAAGACCCAAAAAAATGCGCTTAGTCACGTACGATTTATTTCAGCCGTCTATCCTTCTCAATTgatacatatatattatttgaacTCTACAACTTTTCTTTAACTAATTTTTCATGAATAATTCTGATAAGTCGGGTGCACAGGACCATGTGCAGAGGTAGGTAACGGGTGCCGGGCTTGATGGAACGGATGTCGCGGTCTCCTTCATATGCTGCTGTTGCTGGCCGGGGGCCGCTCGTTTCGCCAGGAGGGAAATATCGAGAGCATGAAAGCGATTTTGCCACATATTTTTCATCCTTGTTCCTCTCATGGACAGGGAGGGGAACAAATCTTTGTTGCTTTTAGGACGCGATTACTTGCGCGACTAGCATCCGACGGATAGCTACATGTGCAGAATGATTCACATCTTGCCGGATTCACCTGCCTCCTACAGTGGATGTATAAGCATTTGCGCCATCATTTCTTATGGTACTAGCAAAATTGTCCGCCCAAATTGCATGACTAgtttaaaattaattatttcCTTTATCGAAGAGATAGGAAGATAATTACTTAATCTCTATAAATTGTGGGAGAATTATTTCTCTCCATAAATCAGGCAAAGGGGGCTAGGTGGAGAGTGGCAGGACCATCCTAAAGCCCTAAGTCATTAGATGGCGCAGTAGACCATCAAATCGATATAAACTATTAGTAGATAGAATGAATTAGATGATGCAAACCAATATAAACTATTGGATAAAATGAATCAGATGATACAAATCGATGCGTATACACTAAACGAGATGGACGTATAAAGTGGGAGAATCTATATAATAACTTCTTTAGGATTTATAAGACGTTGCTCTGGAAAAAAATTCCATCTGCATCAGCAACCGTACCTTTTCAGAATCGGCATGGTCAAGTCCCACAGTTCACACATGGGCTTCAACCCAGATGTCTACCTCAGCCTTACCGTGAATTCTAGAACTCTtaaccaatttttttaaaaacaaaaactaACCAGTGTAAACTGATCATCGGTTCTTGCAGAGGTGGAGGGTTCTACTCAATCCTGATGAATAGACCATCATGGAGCTAACCTTTGGGTGCTTAAGGGTGAGCGACGGCTGTTGTAATCTGTGTTGCAATAGTTGTAATCTTCGTGCTTTTATCGTTAGCTGGTGTTTTAGCTGGTTGTCTCATGTTTTTCTACttgttttgttctttctttgcgTCTATATtaaatcatttttttctttcaatatAAGCCGAAGAAATccttgttaaaaaaaaactgatcaTCCGTAACTTTTTCATGTGGAATCTGAAGCATATTTTGATAAAGTTTTATTTTTAGCATCATATCGTCCGTACCTAATTTTGGATGGATTCACACGTAGCTAGCAAACAAAGCAACCTACGTGATGACGACCCATGCTGCAAAGCCGTGCTGCACAGCACGCTTCGGTTCTCACATCATGTCTGCAGAAACCGCCCAAATTTTGAAACTTTGTCAGTATCCTCAAGCTACTTGGAACAGCTCGTTTCTTCGTCAGGCCACTGTTC
This region includes:
- the LOC133893101 gene encoding cytochrome P450 714B1-like, encoding MEVEMVAAATLCCVGACTLALYLYHVLWLAPGRVRAALRSQGIGGPRPSFPYGNSTEMSQAAAGVKAPSAAAASGHRGIVHDYRPAVFPAYEKWRKEYGPIFTYSIGNMVFLHVSREDVVRDLSLCLSLDLGKSSYMKVTHRPLFGDGILKSSGEAWAYQRRLIAPEFYPDKVKGMVDLMVDSARALVKSWEDRIGSGGVLELKIDDDFRAYSADVISRTCFGSSYVKGKEIFAMIRELQKTVSKTNLLAELTGLSFFPTRSNREAWRLNRMVRQLMLDVARESGDDHRNLPNAMLRRAASSGDRAAAENFIVDNCKNIYFAGYESTAVTAAWCMMLLALHPEWQDRVRDEVQQACAAAAPDFTSLRKMKKLTMVIQETLRLYPAGSVVSRQALRDITLGGVRVPAGVNIYVPVLSVHLDQELWGADAREFSPERFAAARPQPHAYLPFGAGARTCLGQGFAMAELKVLLALVLSRFELRLSPDYKHSPALRLIVEPEHGVRLVLKSV